One Eremothecium cymbalariae DBVPG#7215 chromosome 2, complete sequence DNA window includes the following coding sequences:
- the FUS2 gene encoding Fus2p (similar to Ashbya gossypii ABL013C) encodes MFTRYLVRLKCWYLDWGVFILLFIYTSEMLKSRLSIYQANFPSSGAMTPIRDYESEREPATEDQLHQNVGNPYANSLWERIGNDKQHIEVINSRANNAKRSYESSSSRHRPTSLKLDDDPSNTRTKRVDSPLLLKHFDDYLTAKSPKIDAKLLSLLDTLRKFIETEQGYCDILELANTVYRCEINNKKMKYQLLDKNKNDELLLFGDIETLSSISRLLVSQFKERVSKNLKWRDGDQLWVELRSSPGLAKNVIEDLKIAELLYFHLDRIKYLYLTYAINHRKQIRLLKELKRYNGIEFYKWYDRCLQKADSIKLEYILTQPIERLKIWAMLSEELMLYSDGIISDEASKQLSSFHNEYSTYLSRIKKSEEEYEKHENRDHSLTPTEIIKLYETCIDSKQSILTHPTKPSKSESEGTTKSFVTTTSSFYSANETEGDLNYEEQGVDRQDNLEDPRRLSSYISLFFQLRKGFRTLNEELERLNLVDIVDRQLENAKCWQRLMEFEPQSEIVREDIYMSSIYSTFIDKLHQQREQVTLLRLTQLKKLLLEPLGIIIVRTDSIKQKIDDLKVLRGDYRSFLKQKDHRDIKKEVIAKSYEAAKDELLQELPIFLELAEQSITYILLKYQSIMLQYLKILCGGENLLKKELKISKDSERELGDNFDILQMFSSSRFYTKQAVRENWQFPGIPSASRVLRKLFEL; translated from the coding sequence ATATATCAGGCTAATTTCCCTTCATCGGGTGCGATGACACCCATAAGAGATTATGAGTCAGAAAGGGAGCCTGCGACCGAAGACCAGTTGCACCAAAATGTGGGGAATCCATATGCCAACTCTCTTTGGGAAAGGATTGGAAACGATAAACAGCATATCGAGGTAATAAACAGTCGTGCAAATAATGCTAAAAGGAGTTATGAGAGTTCAAGCTCTAGACATCGTCCCACAAGCTTAAAGCTTGATGATGACCCTTCCAATACAAGAACCAAACGTGTAGATTCACCTTTGTTACTGAAACACTTTGATGATTATTTAACGGCAAAATCTCCAAAAATCGATGCCAAGCTTCTAAGTCTGTTGGATACTCTGAGGAAGTTTATTGAAACAGAGCAGGGCTACTGTGATATACTGGAGCTTGCAAATACCGTTTACAGATGTGAGATaaacaacaagaaaatgaaatatcAGCTTTTGGATAAGaacaaaaatgatgaaCTACTGCTATTTGGAGATATTGAAACTCTATCTTCAATCAGTAGACTTTTGGTGAGTCAGTTCAAAGAGAGAGTTTCGAAGAACTTGAAATGGAGAGATGGTGACCAGTTATGGGTTGAATTAAGAAGCAGCCCAGGATTAGCTAAAAATGtaattgaagatttgaaaattgCCGAATTGCTGTACTTCCATCTGGatagaataaaatatttgtatcTTACATACGCCATTAACCACAGGAAGCAAATAAGGTTATTAAAAGAGTTGAAGAGGTACAATGGAATTGAATTTTATAAGTGGTACGACAGGTGTTTACAAAAAGCGGATTCAATTAAGCTCGAATATATCCTGACACAACCAATTGAAAGGCTGAAAATTTGGGCCATGCTTTCTGAGGAATTAATGCTATACAGTGATGGAATTATTTCAGATGAAGCGTCCAAACAGCTGTCGAGTTTCCACAACGAGTATTCGACGTACCTCAGCCGGATTAAGAAAAGCGAAGAAGAATATGAGAAGCATGAGAATCGAGATCATAGTCTGACTCCGACTGAAATAATTAAATTATATGAAACATGTATTGATTCGAAACAATCAATATTAACACACCCTACTAAGCCATCTAAATCAGAGTCAGAGGGTACAACTAAGTCGTTTGTAACCACTACTAGTAGTTTTTACTCAGCGAATGAGACTGAGGGCGACCTGAATTATGAAGAGCAAGGAGTAGACAGACAAGACAATCTCGAAGATCCTAGAAGGTTATCATCTTACATtagtcttttttttcaacttcgAAAGGGATTTAGAACATTGAATGAAGAGCTAGAGAGATTAAACCTAGTGGACATCGTCGATAGACAGCTGGAGAATGCTAAATGTTGGCAGAGGTTAATGGAGTTCGAGCCACAATCAGAGATCGTCAGGGAAGATATCTATATGTCCTCCATATATTCAACATTCATCGATAAGCTGCATCAACAGCGAGAACAAGTCACACTGTTAAGACTCACACAACTGAAAAAATTACTCCTAGAACCTCTAGGCATAATTATCGTCAGAACAGATTCtataaaacagaaaatcGATGACTTAAAAGTTTTACGGGGAGATTATAGATCgtttttaaaacagaaagaCCACAGAGACATCAAAAAGGAGGTAATAGCGAAAAGCTACGAAGCCGCAAAGGATGAACTATTACAAGAATTACCTATATTTTTGGAGCTTGCTGAGCAGAGCATCACATACATCTTGTTAAAATATCAGTCAATAATGCTGCAATACCTAAAAATTTTGTGTGGAGGAGAAAATCTACTCAAAAAGGAacttaaaatatcaaaagatAGCGAACGTGAACTTGGTGATAACTTCGATATCCTTCAGATGTTCTCATCTTCAAGATTTTACACTAAGCAGGCTGTTAGAGAAAACTGGCAATTCCCAGGAATACCCAGTGCCAGCAGAGTATTGCGTAAGTTGTTCGAACTTTAA
- the RRS1 gene encoding ribosome biogenesis protein RRS1 (similar to Ashbya gossypii ABL014C) produces MSGNSTSASSLPVTVEKPIPVTYDMGNLAVFDTNTLDKNDLDSSNGAREEHLKSLTRDNMQLMINQILSLPIKTTTEATGGTSGQSATVTLIQLPQPTTELPREKPLPKPKAPTKWELFAAKKNIKPKERAGKMVYDEASGEWAPKWGYKGINKKLDDQWLVEVDDKVKGTDDELIDPRTLSRAERKKLIKKNELQHKRNLKNSMGLK; encoded by the coding sequence ATGTCTGGAAATAGTACTAGTGCGAGTTCTTTACCGGTCACGGTCGAAAAGCCTATCCCTGTAACCTATGATATGGGTAATCTAGCCGTTTTTGATACCAACACATTAGACAAAAATGATTTAGACTCTTCTAATGGCGCTAGAGAAGAACATCTTAAAAGTTTAACCAGAGACAATATGCAGTTAATGataaatcaaatattatCTCTGCCTATTAAAACTACAACCGAAGCAACCGGTGGTACCAGTGGTCAAAGTGCCACTGTGACGCTAATTCAGTTACCGCAACCAACCACCGAGCTGCCCAGAGAGAAACCATTGCCTAAGCCAAAGGCTCCAACCAAATGGGAATTATTTGCTGCAAAGAAGAATATCAAGCCCAAAGAAAGAGCTGGCAAGATGGTTTACGATGAAGCTTCTGGTGAGTGGGCGCCCAAATGGGGTTACAAGGGTATCAATAAGAAATTAGACGACCAATGGTTGGTGGAGGTTGATGATAAAGTTAAGGGCACCgatgatgaattgattGATCCAAGGACTTTAAGCAGGGCggaaagaaagaagttAATCAAGAAGAACGAACTGCAACATAAGAgaaatttaaaaaactCCATGGGTCTAAAATAA